The Nomia melanderi isolate GNS246 chromosome 3, iyNomMela1, whole genome shotgun sequence genomic interval GCGTTCCATTCATCGGGCACAGAACGTTCCACAGAGTTCCGTGCCGGTCGCGTAAAACAAAAGCAACAGAAACACGTTATTACGCTTGTCATCAGGCATCTCTACTAACAACATTGGTAACAGAAGGCAGAGCTTCCTAAATATCCCTACGATATGGAGCAACATCGTTGCAagaaaatatgaacatttcaaagTTTTCCAAACGTCCTGCTCCGCGTCTCGTTAAATCCATTACAAAAGTTGTCCCTTACAAACGAGGAGAACAGGTCTTTTCTTGTCTTTTCGTCTGTTAACCCTAGCACTACTTTGGGAAAAAGGGATAAGAGAGGAGGAGACAAAAACGTGTCATCTTTCAGAATAcgtcagaaaatgttagaaATGATGTTGCTACATCAACGAGATTTCCGTCATTGTTAAAAACATAATGTGTCTACGATACGATACAACACAGTTCTCACGAAAAGGATAGAATGTTACGCTGAGATGCGATTCTTATTTATCAAGAACCTAGTCTAAATGTAAAACTTCTCGAATCGATCAAAGGCTTTAAAAATGTTTCCAACAAATTGTTGCGTATTTCTTAAAGCTAACTATTGCACATCCAAAAATGCCCATTACAAACTAACGTTTCTGTTTGAAAAACTGTTGGTGAACATTATCgcccttctcctcctcctcctcctcctcgtcgccCCCTCTAATATAGAACACGAAAGATTTCACcttggtagttctagagttaaatGGTCATTGATCTGCCCGAATGTTGTAAAAATATTCTCGTGACGTATTACAAGAAcggttttatacaatttctacTCTGTCTATGCGTCTACGAATAATCGATGTGAAATATATTCGAAAAAGGATAGCTCGCAATACTGTTGGAACTCTTTGATTTCCTAATCTTTGAGAAAAGCAACTATATGTCAATGACTATATACGGTTCGACGGCGAGcagtaaaaaattgaaaagttcaaTATCCTCGTCTCTCTCAGAATATTTTGCTCCACATCTTCATCATTTTCTAGAAGAACTCTCTGCCTAAGTGAGGACGGTTCGTCTGTTGCGACAATCGCGGTCTACCTCGTCCGTTTGCACTCGCCGCGTGCCGTCGAGTATTCCGTAACTCTCGGTCCACCTCCAATTCCTCCAGTTTCATGGTCAGGCCGAGCTTCTGTTGCACGGCGAGCCGCAAAAGCTGATTCAACGTTTTCCTGTCGTCTTCCGCCGCGGCCAGCTGCCGCTGGAGTTCCTCGACCTGTGTCACGTATTCTTCGCAGCGTGCGGCGAACATCGCACGCAGACCTGAGGAGTGCGGTTAGCAGGTATTAACACCATATACGAAGAGATGCGTGAGAGCATGAATTATCTAGTACGCACGATAGAGCAGACCCAAATAGATTGGAGAACATTTGATAATAAGTAACATTAACCGctcgaataatttcaatttaatgtcTTTTAGTAGAGTCCTTCGACTGTAGGACCAAAGATGTTAGATGCGTTAAAGAATATATTCAAGGTAGTGTTACCTATCTGTGGGTCGTTTGCAGTGATACGCGGGTAATGGTCTAGCAACGTTAAAAGGACGTTTTTATAATCGTGCCGAATGTATTATAAAGAATTTCGGTAATCTTTGAAGTGAATCATTTTAACTTGAATGTAagtatatttatactttattttggAAGAAATGTACTGTTAGTTATAGAAATCGCAGTGGTAATAAATAGTTAATGTAATTTGCTATAAAACAAAGCAATATCGTTGATGACAAACTCCCAATGCAACTGCAAAGTCGATCGTGGCACAACTTGTTAAAAGCAACAACATACACATGAATGCTGATaacagttattatttttatggtaGTACATTAGTGGAATGTTagtaaaacgaaaaaaaagagaataaattAACTGTTCTGTgtagaaataaatagatactAAATATCTTAGGTGATATAATATAAGGAAATGTAAATTGAGAATTTCATTAATGGGAAACTTACTTGAGAATGTTGCAGCGTTCTCTTTTAACATTCTAAGTTCGTTTCTTAACTTCAACATGGTTTCGTTAACAATGATCTTCTCGTTCTCATATTTGCTCTTCAAGTTTGTAAGCGCTACTTCTGCGGTATTCTTGTTCGATTTCAGCACTGTTCTTAATGTTGCAACTTGCTCGCGTTTAGCGGATAACAAGGCCTTCAACCTAATCGCTTGTTCCTGTAGGTCTGCTACTTCTGCCTTGTTCTCATTTACAGACCCTATAGTTTAAGataaagagaaatatattattcgtgGCATAGGAATAAAAGAGATATAAATTTATCTAGCAATTCTTTCAACCTACCTTCGCACACGTTGCAAACGTTCGACTGTATTCCTTTAACCTTGGAAAGTTCAATTGTATGTTCGACAGCGCTTCTGAGATGTTTAATTTGATCCATTGCAGTTTCTATATGTTTCGCTATTTCTTTAGCTTTACTCAAACTTTCTAAATCTTTAATTTGAATGTCTGTCTTGAACAAAGTTCTGCACCATTCTATCTTCTCattctcttcttccttttcaGGAACGATCTTTTCGTGATCAAGAACCACGCGCGATGGAATTTCTCCATTAACTGTGCAAACGTGATGGTAAAGTTGAGCAAGCTCGTCAGAAATATTTTGCAAATCATTCTGCGCGGAGTCAAGGAAACCGCCAGCTTCCACTGCGAGTTTCGATAGAATAGCAATGTCAGATTCAAGTTGTATACTTCTTTGCTCTGTATCTAAAAGCTGAAATGTAATGAATAACGTTTATATTCGCATTGATGATATTCATCAAGAACTTACTAGTTTTGTCATTTATTGTGTGTTCATTGATACTGTATGTATATCAGCTTTAAAACTTTGATTGTGAAAGACAGATTTCGTATTTCAAGAAAACAATGCTTGACAGTTGAAGTAATTTTGCAAGACTGTACAAGATGATATAGAGAATATCTGCTTGAACATCGTGCAAACAGGCTCTGTGAGTCTGACTCATGCTACGTTAGATGCAAGTGAAACAAATAGAAGGATAGTATTTACTGAGTTCTTGTTCCTAAGCACATTCTATTTTAAAGCCACAGTGCATAGCAATTGAGATCCGTACATTTGTTGGAGCACTTGATAAGAAAAACATTCATATGGATATTGATGGTATCAACCCATTTGTGAAAACAATAGTATGCTAGGACACATAgagtatagaaatattttcacaaagGAGTCTATGCTTCAAGAAGTCATGGTATATCCGTCAGTAGCTATAGCAACATGAACAGTTAAGAATATAAAGATATCAAAAGCAATACAAGATGGGTTGTTAGGACATTAGAAAGCAATCTGTACGGATCATTAAAGGAGCCAAAAgacaaattgttattaaataattggtAAATACATCAACGGGATCACACGTTCCAACCTTTTCTCGAAGGCTCTTCTCTGACTCGGGGATCTGAAATGCCATAATTTCTATTCAAAGtctaaattttgaatattaattgtcATTGTGCCAGAGTCAcagtttattttactttcgttATTTCCACGTACTAACTTATTGTCAGTGAAAACTTAACTTAAGTTAATGACTTTAAGTTAATGACTTACATTTCTGTTCTTCATCATATTTGCTGCTATGTTGCTGTTTAtaagtatgtaaaataaaaaactccatataaatgtaaaaaatgttatataccTTATTTCTCAGATTCGTTAATTCCGTTCGTAACTGTTGCGTTGAATCAGATATAGTTAAACCATTTTCCAATTCAGCTAAATCTTTTTGAAGTTGATTCACTTCACGTGCAGACATAGTACTCCATTGATGGTACTGCATAATGGCCTGAAgaggaataaattaattaatattttattctatagatTACATggatattttttatacatactTGATTCAATTTATCCAGTGTAGCTTCTTCAGTTTGTTTTTCAGGTAATTTAGAATGAAGGTGATGCAGAGATTGTACATGAGCTGCCAATTGCACTATACGTGCAACAAAAGATTGTAATTCGTTCTGACTTTTCTCAACAGCAT includes:
- the BicD gene encoding microtubule-associated protein Bicaudal D isoform X2, with product MATIDSVTIEDLRIEIERLSRELDLASTEKIQSAQYGLALLEEKSALEQRCNDLEALYENTKHELEITQEALAKFQTTTKLTTKSGIEQEESLLNESAARETSLQTQIIELENETKQLRHELERVLSERDHAFQEREEVGKDHQQAETERKSLRTMLRECRFREARLLQDYSELEDENISLQKQVSGLRSSQVEFEGAKHEIRRLTEEVELLNSQVEELTNLKKIAEKQMEEALESLQAEREAKYALKKELDQRINSESIYNLSNLALSIRGITEDQTICSDGEDDSPALRRIEADLKTQEPGTSATDKQVDLFSEIHLNELKKLEKQLELAESEKAHLTQNLRESQYAVEKSQNELQSFVARIVQLAAHVQSLHHLHSKLPEKQTEEATLDKLNQAIMQYHQWSTMSAREVNQLQKDLAELENGLTISDSTQQLRTELTNLRNKIPESEKSLREKLLDTEQRSIQLESDIAILSKLAVEAGGFLDSAQNDLQNISDELAQLYHHVCTVNGEIPSRVVLDHEKIVPEKEEENEKIEWCRTLFKTDIQIKDLESLSKAKEIAKHIETAMDQIKHLRSAVEHTIELSKVKGIQSNVCNVCEGSVNENKAEVADLQEQAIRLKALLSAKREQVATLRTVLKSNKNTAEVALTNLKSKYENEKIIVNETMLKLRNELRMLKENAATFSSLRAMFAARCEEYVTQVEELQRQLAAAEDDRKTLNQLLRLAVQQKLGLTMKLEELEVDRELRNTRRHAASANGRGRPRLSQQTNRPHLGREFF
- the BicD gene encoding microtubule-associated protein Bicaudal D isoform X1, yielding MATIDSVTIEDLRIEIERLSRELDLASTEKIQSAQYGLALLEEKSALEQRCNDLEALYENTKHELEITQEALAKFQTTTKLTTKSGIEQEESLLNESAARETSLQTQIIELENETKQLRHELERVLSERDHAFQEREEVGKDHQQAETERKSLRTMLRECRFREARLLQDYSELEDENISLQKQVSGLRSSQVEFEGAKHEIRRLTEEVELLNSQVEELTNLKKIAEKQMEEALESLQAEREAKYALKKELDQRINSESIYNLSNLALSIRGITEDQTICSDGEDDSPALRRIEADLKTQEPGTSATDKQVDLFSEIHLNELKKLEKQLELAESEKAHLTQNLRESQYAVEKSQNELQSFVARIVQLAAHVQSLHHLHSKLPEKQTEEATLDKLNQAIMQYHQWSTMSAREVNQLQKDLAELENGLTISDSTQQLRTELTNLRNKIPESEKSLREKVGTCDPVDLLDTEQRSIQLESDIAILSKLAVEAGGFLDSAQNDLQNISDELAQLYHHVCTVNGEIPSRVVLDHEKIVPEKEEENEKIEWCRTLFKTDIQIKDLESLSKAKEIAKHIETAMDQIKHLRSAVEHTIELSKVKGIQSNVCNVCEGSVNENKAEVADLQEQAIRLKALLSAKREQVATLRTVLKSNKNTAEVALTNLKSKYENEKIIVNETMLKLRNELRMLKENAATFSSLRAMFAARCEEYVTQVEELQRQLAAAEDDRKTLNQLLRLAVQQKLGLTMKLEELEVDRELRNTRRHAASANGRGRPRLSQQTNRPHLGREFF
- the BicD gene encoding microtubule-associated protein Bicaudal D isoform X3, whose protein sequence is MATIDSVTIEDLRIEIERLSRELDLASTEKIQSAQYGLALLEEKSALEQRCNDLEALYENTKHELEITQEALAKFQTTTKLTTKSGIEQEESLLNESAARETSLQTQIIELENETKQLRHELERVLSERDHAFQEREEVGKDHQQAETERKSLRTMLRECRFREARLLQDYSELEDENISLQKQVSGLRSSQVEFEGAKHEIRRLTEEVELLNSQVEELTNLKKIAEKQMEEALESLQAEREAKYALKKELDQRINSESIYNLSNLALSIRGITEDQTICSDGEDDSPALRRIEADLKTQEPGTSATDKQVDLFSEIHLNELKKLEKQLELAESEKAHLTQNLRESQYAVEKSQNELQSFVARIVQLAAHVQSLHHLHSKLPEKQTEEATLDKLNQAIMQYHQWSTMSAREVNQLQKDLAELENGLTISDSTQQLRTELTNLRNKLLDTEQRSIQLESDIAILSKLAVEAGGFLDSAQNDLQNISDELAQLYHHVCTVNGEIPSRVVLDHEKIVPEKEEENEKIEWCRTLFKTDIQIKDLESLSKAKEIAKHIETAMDQIKHLRSAVEHTIELSKVKGIQSNVCNVCEGSVNENKAEVADLQEQAIRLKALLSAKREQVATLRTVLKSNKNTAEVALTNLKSKYENEKIIVNETMLKLRNELRMLKENAATFSSLRAMFAARCEEYVTQVEELQRQLAAAEDDRKTLNQLLRLAVQQKLGLTMKLEELEVDRELRNTRRHAASANGRGRPRLSQQTNRPHLGREFF